The genomic DNA GCTGCTGCTCGTGCTTGCAGCTTCTCTGCTGTATGCCGCTCCTGCGCAGGCAGAGGGGGGTACGTCCGCGCGGACGGCTATCGGGACGCAGGATCAAGTTCAATCCCAGGCTCAGACGGAGTCTAAACCGATCGCCATTTTCCTGGACGACCGCCAGCTTGAGCCTGAAACGAAGCCGCTGATTGTGGACGGCACGGTGCTCGTCCCCATGCGCGGGCTGTTCGAAGCGCAGGGCGCCGAGCTGACCTGGAACGGTGCCAGTAAGACCCTTATCGCAACCAAAGATGATCTGACGCTCACTTACCGTATAGGAGAAACCACCGCCGATCTCAACGGCAAACCGGTGAATCTGTCCGTGCCCGGACGGATTGCCGACGGCTATACCTTGGTGCCGCTGCGTTTCGTCAGCGAAACGCTCGGCAGCGCGGTGAAATGGACTCCGGAGACCCGGACGGTCCATATTTCCTCTCCGGTGAACTATGAGACAACGGTTCTCTGGGGCGTGAATCTGCGCAGCCGGCCAGACACCAGTGAAGGCTCCGCTATGGGAGAACTGATTCCTACTGGTAAGAGGGTCCATGTCATTCGCGAGGTTGATGCCCTCTGGCTGGAGGTGCGCACCGAAGATCAAAAACGCGGCTACATTTCGGCCAAGTCGAAATATACCGATTATACGAGCCCTTCGCTCATTGAACGGCAAGGGGAGGCGCTGATTGCTTATGGCAAACAATACTGGGGCACGCCGTATGAATTCGGGGCTTCGCCCGACCAGACAAATACATTCGACTGCTCTTCGTTTGTGAAGCGCGTCTTCCAGGATACGCTGGGCATTGAGCTTCCCCGGGTCTCCTATAACCAGGCGACGGTCGGCCATGAAGTCGGAATGGACGAATTGCGCTCCGGAGACCTGCTGTTCTTCGGCTCACGCGGTCTGGACATTGGACATGTCGGAATCTACGCAGGGAACAACCAGATTCTGCATACGTATTCGAAGAAGCTGGGCGTACATATCGGAGAGTTCGACGGCCATTGGAAGGAACGATTCGTAACGGCTCGCAGGGTGTTTTAAGCGGAAAGGGGCAGCTCCTATGGAGCTGCTCCTTTTATTTATCCGTTCAGATCACCACATCAACTATAATCATTAGCAAGCCTGCTGTTGTGGTTCGATAACTACCGAGCTTAACAGCTTGTACGACCGCAAGCGATTTTACAACTGCCGCATTTCATGTAAGATGAAGTGAGGAATAGGAAAAATGCAACAATTATAGATTATCTGATGGTGGTGACGCCATGTTCAAAATTATGCTGATTGAAGATGATGCCAGCCTGTTCAGCGAAATCCGGGAACGGCTGCAGCAATGGAGCTATGACGTATATGGAATTGAGGATTTCAGCAGCGTAATGCAGGAGTTCGCCGCGGTAAAACCCGATCTCGTCCTCATCGATATCCAGCTGCCGAAGTTCGACGGCTTTCACTGGTGCCGGATGATTCGCGCCCATTCCCATGTGCCGATCATCTTCCTGTCTTCACGCGACCATCCTACGGATATGGTCATGTCCATGCAGCTGGGGGCGGATGATTTCATTCAGAAGCCCTTCCATTTCGAGGTGCTTGTGGCGAAGATCCAGGCCACGCTGCGCCGCGTCTACGATTACAACACCGAAGCAGTCTCGCTGCGCACCTGGTGCGGAGCGACGGTCGATTATGAGCAGAACACGGTGACGAATGCCGCCGGCACGGTCGAGTTGACCAAAAATGAAATTTACATCTTAAAGCTGCTCATCGAGCAGAAAAACAAGATCGTCACCCGGGAGGAGCTGATCAAGAGCCTCTGGGATGACGAGCGATTCATCAGCGACAATACGCTGACGGTTAACGTGAACCGGCTGCGCAAGAAGCTGGACGAGCTTGATTTAGGCCGCATGATCGAAACGAAGGTCGGGCAAGGCTACATCGCCATCCAGGAAGGTGAAGGCCGTGATTAGAAAATTCCTGCTCGAACGCCGCAGCTGGATTCTGCTCATCATCGTCCTGCAGCTGCTTACCTTATCCGTGGCCTACCTGGATTCGGAGATTCCGATGAGTTCGCTGCTCTACATCGTTTTTCTATCGACGATGATCTTCGTTATTTTCCTGGTCGTCCGTTATCACCAAGAGACCCGCTTCTATAAAAACCTGGAGCAATGGGAGCCGCACCTCGACGTAACCGGCTTAGCGGAAGGGCGCCGCCCTTTCGAGACGGCCACCCGCACCCTGCTCCTGCAGCAGACGGAACGGCTCAGGCAGGAGGCCGCGTATAACCGCACGGCACTCGAAGAGGAGAAGGATTATCTCTTGTCATGGATACATGAAGTGAAGACACCGCTGAGCGCCATGCACCTCATGCTCGAGCGGCTGGAGGAAGAGCCCCTGAAGACGCAGCTGACCTATGAATGGCTGCGCATCCATCTTCTGCTCGACCAGCAGCTGCACCAGAAGCGGATGCCGTCCATGGAAAATGATCTGTATGTTGAGGAAATCGATTTGAAGGCTCTGCTCTTCACAGAAATTCGCACGCTGCGGTCATGGTGCATGCAGAAGGGCATCGGTTTTGACGTGGATTTGGAGATGACCCGAATACTTAGCGATACCAAGTGGCTCGCCTTCATTCTCCGCCAGCTGCTGACCAATGCCGTGAAGTACAGCGAAGCCGGAGACATTTCCGTAAAAAGCCGCACCCGCGGCGACCTTACTGTGCTGGAAGTGCAGGATCACGGGCGCGGGATTGATCCGCGCGATCTCCCGCGCATTTTCGATAAGGGCTTCACTTCCACGACCAAGCATCATGAGGATAAAGCGACGGGGATGGGATTATACTTAGCCAATAAGGCTGCCCAAGCGCTCCATATTCGCATCGAGGCCGAGTCCAGGCCGGGAGTTGGCACGACGATGAGGCTTATATTCCCGCAGCGGAATGCGTTCGTGCAAATTCAGGGCGAATAGCACAGGCATGTGACAGCATTGTCACATGCCTTGTTCATTTGTTCGGCGAAACGAAGGAACGAGGCTGGCGATCCCTTTTATAATGGAGCTACCGAATAATAGGAGTGTGGAGAAATGGCGATACTGGAAGCTACGAAAATCCATAAAAGCTACGGCAATAAATACAATAAGCAAGAAGTCTTAAAAGGGATTGATCTGAGCATCGAGCAAGGGGAGTTCGTAAGCATCATGGGAGCGTCCGGCTCCGGAAAAACAACGCTGCTGAACGTCCTCTCTTCCATCGATCAGGTGAGCGGCGGCATCGTGCTCATTGAAGGCCAGGAAATGACGGGCATGAAGGAGAAAGAGCTGGCAGAATTCCGCAAGCGGCATTTGGGGTTTATTTTTCAGGAATATAACCTGCTGGACTCGCTCACAGTGAAGGAGAACATTCTGCTTCCATTGTCGATTTCCAAAGTATCCAAGAAAGAAGCAGACCGTAAGTTTCAGACCGTCGCAACCGAGCTGGGCATTTATGAGCTGAAGGATAAATATCCGAACGAAATTTCCGGCGGGCAGAAGCAGCGCACCTCGGCCGCCCGGGCGTTCATTCACGAGCCGAGCATTATTTTTGCGGATGAGCCAACGGGGGCGCTGGATTCCAAGTCCGCTTCCGATTTGCTGAACAAGCTGAGCGAGCTGAACGAGAAGCGCCAAGCAACGATTGTCATGGTGACCCATGATCCCGTTGCTGCGAGCTACTGCAGCCGGGTGATTTTTATCAAGGATGGACAGGTTTATACGCAGCTAAATAAAGGGGAAGAGACGAGACAGACGTTCTTCAAAGACATTATGAAGACGCAGGGGTTGCTAGGAGGGGTGCAGGTTGAGCATTAATTACATCATTCTCCGCAACCTGAAGAAGAACGCCAAAAACTACTACCTGTACATCTTCGCCCTCATCTTCAGCGTTGCGCTCTATTTCGCTTTCGTTACGCTGCAGTACGACCCTGCCATGGACGAGATCAAAGGAAGCATCAAGGGCGGTGCAGCGATGAGGGCTGGAGCCGTCCTGCTGGTCGTCATCGTGTCGGTGTTCCTGCTGTACGCCAACAATCTGTTCATCAAGCGGCGCAGTAAAGAGATCGGTCTATTCCAATTGATTGGATTGACCAAGAACCGGATCTTCCGCATTCTGACGGCGGAGAACTTCATTCTGTATTTCGGTTCGATGCTGGTCGGGATGTTCGTGGGGTTTTCTTTTTCCAAGCTGATTATTATGATTTTGTTCAAAATTACCGGTGTGGAGTCCGGGGCAGCGCTAAGGTTCTCTACTCAGGCCTTTATTCAGACCGTTATCGTATTTCTAGCGATTTATGTGCTCATCATGCTGATGAATTACGTGTTCATGAAGCGGCAGAGCATTCTGTCCCTCTTCCGGGTGCTGTCTTCGACGGAGGAGAAGGTGAAGAAGGTATCCGTGTGGGAAATGATTCTCGGCGTCTTCGGCTTAGCGTTGATCGCGCTTGGTTATTACATTTCAACACGGCTGTTCAGCGGGGACTTTATTGAAATGACACAGCTGTTTCTGGCGATGGTTGGCATCCTCGGCTCGGTCATTGTGGGTACGTACCTGTTCTATAAGGGGTCGGTACGATTCATCTTCTATCTGATTCGCAGGCAAAAAGATGGATACCTGAACATCAACGAGGTTCTGTCGCTGTCTTCGATCATGTTCCGCATGAAGTCCAACGCTCTGCTGCTGACCATTATTACGACGGTATCGGCGCTGGCCATCGGCCTGTTGTCGCTCAGCTACATTGCCTACTACTCCGCCGAACGGTCAGGGAAGAATGACGTGCCGAACGACTTCGCCTTTACGCTTCAGGCCGACGCGGACAAGTTCAAAGCGGCTTTGACCTCCGGCGGCATCCCCTACCAAGAAACGTTCATTGATGTGATTCAGGTAAGAGTGGACTTCAACCAGGTGATGGATAACCGCTTTGACAATGATGCGCCAGATGCAAAGGTGATGATCATCGGAGTCATTAGCGATACCTCCGTCAATGAGCTCGATCTGCCCGAAGGGGAGACGCTTCTGACGGGATATAGTGACTTGATGCAAACCTTTTTTGCAATTCATAATAGCGGAGAGATTCAATTCATGG from Paenibacillus woosongensis includes the following:
- a CDS encoding stalk domain-containing protein, with protein sequence MEKNKNLLLLVLAASLLYAAPAQAEGGTSARTAIGTQDQVQSQAQTESKPIAIFLDDRQLEPETKPLIVDGTVLVPMRGLFEAQGAELTWNGASKTLIATKDDLTLTYRIGETTADLNGKPVNLSVPGRIADGYTLVPLRFVSETLGSAVKWTPETRTVHISSPVNYETTVLWGVNLRSRPDTSEGSAMGELIPTGKRVHVIREVDALWLEVRTEDQKRGYISAKSKYTDYTSPSLIERQGEALIAYGKQYWGTPYEFGASPDQTNTFDCSSFVKRVFQDTLGIELPRVSYNQATVGHEVGMDELRSGDLLFFGSRGLDIGHVGIYAGNNQILHTYSKKLGVHIGEFDGHWKERFVTARRVF
- a CDS encoding ABC transporter ATP-binding protein, with amino-acid sequence MAILEATKIHKSYGNKYNKQEVLKGIDLSIEQGEFVSIMGASGSGKTTLLNVLSSIDQVSGGIVLIEGQEMTGMKEKELAEFRKRHLGFIFQEYNLLDSLTVKENILLPLSISKVSKKEADRKFQTVATELGIYELKDKYPNEISGGQKQRTSAARAFIHEPSIIFADEPTGALDSKSASDLLNKLSELNEKRQATIVMVTHDPVAASYCSRVIFIKDGQVYTQLNKGEETRQTFFKDIMKTQGLLGGVQVEH
- a CDS encoding response regulator transcription factor, whose translation is MFKIMLIEDDASLFSEIRERLQQWSYDVYGIEDFSSVMQEFAAVKPDLVLIDIQLPKFDGFHWCRMIRAHSHVPIIFLSSRDHPTDMVMSMQLGADDFIQKPFHFEVLVAKIQATLRRVYDYNTEAVSLRTWCGATVDYEQNTVTNAAGTVELTKNEIYILKLLIEQKNKIVTREELIKSLWDDERFISDNTLTVNVNRLRKKLDELDLGRMIETKVGQGYIAIQEGEGRD
- a CDS encoding FtsX-like permease family protein, whose translation is MSINYIILRNLKKNAKNYYLYIFALIFSVALYFAFVTLQYDPAMDEIKGSIKGGAAMRAGAVLLVVIVSVFLLYANNLFIKRRSKEIGLFQLIGLTKNRIFRILTAENFILYFGSMLVGMFVGFSFSKLIIMILFKITGVESGAALRFSTQAFIQTVIVFLAIYVLIMLMNYVFMKRQSILSLFRVLSSTEEKVKKVSVWEMILGVFGLALIALGYYISTRLFSGDFIEMTQLFLAMVGILGSVIVGTYLFYKGSVRFIFYLIRRQKDGYLNINEVLSLSSIMFRMKSNALLLTIITTVSALAIGLLSLSYIAYYSAERSGKNDVPNDFAFTLQADADKFKAALTSGGIPYQETFIDVIQVRVDFNQVMDNRFDNDAPDAKVMIIGVISDTSVNELDLPEGETLLTGYSDLMQTFFAIHNSGEIQFMGQQEVIPQQIRTLEREHFVSWYFRSGFPIAVVDQTVFERLKLDADPEIQKKYSTYIGVDITDAAKLNEANAIFEKLELGPDSIHESQLALIRNQKQTMGLIMFVVGFLGLTFLMTSGCILYFKQMDESEEEKPNYTILRKLGFTPGDLLKGIQAKQLFNFGIPLLVGLLHSYFAVKSGWFLFGTELWTPMILVMLLYTALYSIFAILSVLYYKRVIRESL
- a CDS encoding sensor histidine kinase translates to MIRKFLLERRSWILLIIVLQLLTLSVAYLDSEIPMSSLLYIVFLSTMIFVIFLVVRYHQETRFYKNLEQWEPHLDVTGLAEGRRPFETATRTLLLQQTERLRQEAAYNRTALEEEKDYLLSWIHEVKTPLSAMHLMLERLEEEPLKTQLTYEWLRIHLLLDQQLHQKRMPSMENDLYVEEIDLKALLFTEIRTLRSWCMQKGIGFDVDLEMTRILSDTKWLAFILRQLLTNAVKYSEAGDISVKSRTRGDLTVLEVQDHGRGIDPRDLPRIFDKGFTSTTKHHEDKATGMGLYLANKAAQALHIRIEAESRPGVGTTMRLIFPQRNAFVQIQGE